The Macrobrachium rosenbergii isolate ZJJX-2024 chromosome 12, ASM4041242v1, whole genome shotgun sequence region TCACTCTCAACCAATCACCACCTGTTTTAAATCACAACCAATCACCGCCAGTTTTCAATCTTAACCAATCACCACCAGTTTTCAGTCTCAACCAGTCACTGCCAGTTTTCAGTCTCAACCAATCACCACCTGTTTTTCAATCTCTACAAATCACCGCCAGTTTTCAGTCTCACCAATCACCACCAGTTTTCAATCTCATCCAATCACCACTTGTTTCCATTCTCAACCAATCACCGCCAGTTTTCAGTCTCAACCAATCACCACCTGTTTTCAGTGTCAACCAATCACGGCCAGTTTTGCAAGCACATTGTACGACTTGATCTTCAGACATGATGTTACATATTTTGGGAAGATGTTTCTGTGTACTAGATTGACATTCGAGAAGGTATTTTATCAGATGCTTAGATATTGCGGTTGCTTAGACCCGAATGATGAGTTGCGGCCCAGTTTGTGGATGGTGAAGACCCAAATTGTGGTCGCTGAAGGCCCAATAGTTGTGGTCGCTGAAGACTCGAATAGTGGTCGATGAGGGGCCCGGATTGTGTTTGCTGAAGGCCCGAAAATTGTGGTTGCTGAAGACTCGAATTGTGGTCGGGGAAGACCCGAATTGTGGTCGCTGTAAATTGCGTCACTGAAGAACTGAACTGCGGTCGTTGAAGGCCTTATAACTGCTGTCGCTGAAGACTCGAATAGTGGTCGGTGAAGACTCGAATTGTGGCCGCTGAAGGCTCGAATAGGGTCGGTGAGGGCCTGGATCGTGGTCGCTGAAGACTGGATAATTGTGGTCGCTAAAGACTAGAATAGTGGTCGGTGAAGACTCGAATTGTGGTCGCTGAAGGCTCGAATAGTGGTCGGTGAGAGCCTGGATTGTGGTCGCTGAAGGCCGGATAATTGTGGTCGCTGAAGGCTCGAATTGTGGTCGCTGAAAGCTCAAATAGTGGTGGGTGAGGGCCTGGATTGTGGTCGCTGAAAGCTGGATAATTGTGGTCGCTAAAGACTCGAATAGTGGTCGGCGAGGGCCTGGATTGTGGTCGCTGAAGGCCAGATAATAGTGGTCGCTGAAGATTCGAACAGTGGTCGGTGAAGACCCGAATAGTGATCGGTGAAGACCCGAATTGTGGTCGCTGAAGGCTCGAATAGTGGTCGGTGAGGGCCTGGATTGTGGTCGCTGAAGGTCGGATAATTGTGGTCGCTGAAGGCCTGAAAATTGCGGTCGCTGAGAGCCCACCGGAAGAGCGCTGCGTTCGAACTCATACAGGAGGATTCTTCGGAGGACATTGGTGATTCTGATCAAGGACATCGTCCTTGGCCAGGGCGTGTGAGTCTTCCTCCAGAGAATCATCTCCGTCGTCAAACCCGTACCTGCAGGAGAGACGAGAGAGGTTCAGTGataaatttaaacagtttaatGGTAAAATTCAAAGGGtttgattataaatataaagGCAGATTTTGTGGAAAATGGCTCTTTACTTTACtaatcattttttaaaagagaaacaaaactcaGTCTCAAAGTCAGGATTTTCTGTCGTTGTAATTAGGTTTGAGTTTTAAAGCTGAACAGGTATCAGTCAGTGCGATGACTGTTTTAAAGAGCATATGAGTCTACTTTTAATCACTGGAAGATAATTCTGAATGCGCTAATGCTTTCTAAagctgataaaattttattcatgataACGACTTCGAATCGAGGTACATTACTCCTGGTTTTCTAtttctacatatgaatatatatatatatatatatatatatatatatatatatatatatatatatatatatatatatatatatatatatatatatatatatatatatatatatatatatatatatatatacatacagtgtttaacacgagtttatgcaaatatttcggaaaatgaaagaaatggtcattctgagcagaaaatgttctataaagatatgcatttcAAGGCTTCTTGTGttggtgaggggaattttaaaataaccgttcaTCATTAACACGGCTCTTGGGCGAGGTTGTTAATGCGGTTCGGAGTAGCCTACTGCCTAGGCTAGGGGTGGTTGATGAAGTGAATGAGACAAGTGGATTGcttgtcttttaattatgattatttttcttgctGGTAATCTAATTTTAGTGATTAGCTTAGAGCGGTACGTTATGGCTTTACGTATCAAGTAGgcagtgtaaatgttgcttggcaaaATTTAtctgtgatcgttgaattctgccccgtcacggaattgttgaatcaggagccATGACTAGGCGCATGCCTTTGACTGGcgtctgatgaatacttttgatggagagggaACGATTTTTAATGAGACACTGTAAATCTGACGGGTGTCGGATGAATGGGCACCCCGCTGATTTAGAGGAGATTCAATTAggcttgctttttctttttattttttttttatcggtgtccAATGAATACTGGAGAGGGCGAGGgaataatgcatatattttttttctgtttgttcagtACCTAAAGAATACAGTTGATTGGGAAATACTTTATTCACATCAGCCTAATCATTCCGTCAAGACTAGATCTTGCTCTTACGTCTGACATCACAGAGGGGTGAGCCGCCACGAGGCATATCCTCACTCCACGAATTGGAACCAGTCTAAATGTAACCTGCAGGTAATCCGTCTTGAGGCAGAGTTCGCTAAGCAACTGAAGCCTTccctttccttttaattttcttattttatcactCCGCTTTCTTAaatttactgattttatataatcGTCTGTATCATATTTCGTAAGCGCAGAGTTCTTTATTGTTTGGCCAAGGAGCAAGCAATTAAACAAACAACTACAGTTTACTGATGAATTCGTATTGCATCGCGGGATTGCACTTGAAGTATTATTGTTCATTGTTGAAGTATTGTTCAGCGTTGTTCAAACTTGAGGTTGGTAAACAAAAGCGTGGGGGAGATTGTGAAGAAAATCATACAAGTCTCATTTCCTTGTCGATAGTTCTTCCTTGCGCTTGAAATTTCCGATTTTGATTCCAAACAATAATTAAAAGTTCATTAGAATACCAGATGCTCGTAAGACGACATTCAAATCTGTATTGTTTTGCTCTGTAATCAAGTTACCGACTTTCTAATGCAGAAGACAGAGTTTAATGAAATAAGGTGCACCCTGCTTTTGAAATAGCTTTATAAGACGACAGTGAACTGACATGctacatgttattattattattattattattattattattattattattattattattattattattattattattttgtctatcacagtcatcctattcgactggatggtttttatagtgtggggctccgagttgcatttttattattattattattattattatttttattattttgtctatcacagtcatcctattcgactgagtgatttttatagtgtggagttccaggttgcattattattattattattattattattattattattattattattattatttattattattatttattattattattattattttgtctatcacagtcatcctattcgactgggtggtttttatagtgtgagttcaggttgcattattattattattattattattattattattattattattattattattattattttttgcctatcacagtcatcctattcgactgagtggtttttatagtgtggagttccaggttgcattattattattattattattattattattattattattattattattattattattattattattattttgcctatcacagtcatcctattcgactgagtggtttttatagtgtggagttccaggttgcattattattattattattattattattattattattattattattattattattattcagaaaagaaccccattcatatggaacaagcccaccataggggccactaacgtgaaatccaagcttccaaagaatatggcgttcattaggaagaagtaagaggaagtaaagttaAGAAGAGAAAACTCACCTCCAAGTTATCCCAATACTCAGGAAGACCATGAGGATACCCATGGCTATAAGGCCACATGCCAGGGGCATAGAAGGAGTACGCAGTGGGTACGTGCCGCTCATGGGTCGAATAAGGATCACGTGGTAGAAGACTGACCCCATGGTGATCATAAGGACTCCGATGACGAAGCTGAACAGAATGCAGTAGCCCCGTGACGTAGGGGCCGTGTGAGAGGTGAAGAGCCCCTTGTATCGTGCCCGGGTATGGCGGGCATTTATGCTGCGCCCCTGGCTCAGTGAGTGGCTCCTAGGAGGCATCTTCAGTAAGAGACATCCTAACAGCCTGGAATGggggaaaaaagaatatattttcctaaaaaccTGGAGTGGTGCAAAAAAGAATATATTCCTAAGAACCTGGAATGGTGCAAAAAAGAATAGTTCCTAGGAGCCTGGAATattggaaaaaaagaatatattttttatatcttttaatttaaaCCGTTTGATTTACGAATAACCAGCAAGTAATATGAAAAACTATAATCgtaaaaatgattctctctctctctctctctctctctctctctctctctctctctctctctctctcacacacacacacacacacacacacacacacacacacacatattcacataAGCACGCAAACATTTTCTCTTAAGTAAGGTGATTTAAAAGCCAAACTCTTTAACTTTAACTGGACCTCTGGATATATTCCCTGAAACATGCTGGAGTCACCACAGACTTGAATTAGCCATTTCTTTAGAGTTGCATTTCTTCTCGTACTTTTGCAAAAATAAACTTCAGTGAATCTATAATTCATTGGAAATCACGGGAGAAAATGTGGATGGGTTCGACAGTGAGCAGAGAGGGAAAGATGTGAAAACTTTACTGGATgtagtttgaaaaatatatttttcagatagTTTTTTAAGAAGTGGAAAGATGGATAGCAAAAAACCTCACTGCTGATTGATGAGAATGGCTGCAGAATTTTATCAGTTCTGGACAAGCAGTTTTTTATCAAGTGGGAAGATGAACAACATGGAACTCGTATTGACTGGTTATTGATCAGAATACGAAGAAGAGAGATATTTGTGGAAAGCAAcggtaatatttatataaaaaatatataaaaaaaaccactgcTGTTCAATAGTTACAGGAGGCTTAACCTTTTAAGAAAGAGCTACTTCTTTTTAAAGAATAAGTTATTAAACACAGTATTTCTGCTGTCTGTGGGCAGGCTTACCTgacatcaaagaaataaaagtgtCTGAAAACCAAAGGTGAATTTCGCCACGAAAGCaggacatataaataaatgaattaaaatgggaaaataattctGAGAAATACTGATTCATCGGCCAGCTGATGAAAATTCCAAAGTATATAGTTTTAAacccttttttagttttatgtaaaagaaaactgttgtgccggctttgtctgtccgtccccactttttcctgtccgccctcagatcttaaaaactactgaggttagagggctgcaaattggtatgttgatcatccaccctccaatcatcaaacatgcctaattgcatccctctagtctcagtagtttttattttattgacggtcaaagttagccataattgtgcgtctggcaaagagataggccaggccaccaccttgccgtgattaaagtttcatgggccgcggttcatacagcactaaaccgagaccaccgaaagatagatctattttcgattgccgtgattatacgatatacagaaaacgcgactgcgccgaagaaacttcggctcattttttacttgttaattctcGTGACTTCTCATTTATGTGTCCGAGGCCTCtggtaaattactttaaaattcttAATGGCAATGTAGCTTTGCCAATCATCGTCAATAGTGCAACCTCAGCAACTCAAAAGTACTTTATTTCCGTAATtgatttgcatattttaataatggagaatgattttttattttatgtgatatgTTGTTCCATTTGTTCGTAAAGTACATACAGTTGTTGAGTCTCCCCTCCCccgtctcgctctctctctctctctctctctctctctctctctctctctctctctctctctctctctctctctctctctaatgcattTCAGGACATGGTTCTGGCTCGATTTAATGCTCTGAAAACCTGTTTAAGATGATATTTCCCATAAAAGTACATAGACATATAACAGCACTGATAAAG contains the following coding sequences:
- the LOC136843911 gene encoding uncharacterized protein — protein: MPPRSHSLSQGRSINARHTRARYKGLFTSHTAPTSRGYCILFSFVIGVLMITMGSVFYHVILIRPMSGTYPLRTPSMPLACGLIAMGILMVFLSIGITWRYGFDDGDDSLEEDSHALAKDDVLDQNHQCPPKNPPV